Within Bacteroidales bacterium, the genomic segment CCGAAATACTTCAAGATGGATGCTTTAAGTAAATTAGGATTTTTATCTACAGAAGTTCTTTTACAAAATCGTTCACTAACAGAAATCTATAAATCGGAGAAAATAGGAATTATTGTGGGGAACTCTGCCTCAACTTATATTATGGATTCAAAACATCAGGCAAGCTTAGATGATAAAGAATCTTATTTTCCAAGTCCGGCAAATTTCGTTTACACTTTACCAAATATTATGACAGGCGAAATTTGTATCCGACATAAATTCAAAGGAGAAAATGCCGTATTTATAAGCGAAGAATTCGATACTGAATTTATTTATAAATACACAAATAAATTACTTATTGATAATAAATTAGATGCTACTATCGTTGGCTATGTGAATATTGATAATGATGATTATGAGGCATTTTTAATGCTTGTTGAGAATAAAGAAGGAGAAATATTTGACTTAAATACACTTAAAGAAACATACACAAAATACAAATTATTAACATGGATAAATTAATTCAAGAATTAAAAAAAGAAATTATAGAAGCCCTTAATTTGGAAGATATGGAGCCGGATGATATTGATGCCGATGAAGCTTTATTTGGTGATGGCTTAGGACTTGATTCTATTGATGCTCTGGAACTTATCGTTTTACTCGAAAAAAACTACGGAATAAAGATTGAGAATCCAAAAGATGGAAAAACAATCTTTCACTCCGTTAAAACAATGGCCAATTATATTCAATCTCGACAAAAATAAATAGAACTTATGGTAGATAGGATTGCAATTACCGGTATAGGTGTTGTTTCGGCACTTGGACTTAATGTAGAACAAAATTTTGATGCTTTACTTAAAAGTCAATCCGGGATTAAAGCAATTCGTATCCTTAATACCATCCATAAGGGAGAATTACCGGTTGGTGAAATTCCCTTTACCGATGAGGAATTGACTCAGAAACTTGGATTTACTTTCAACAAAGGTTGGAGTAGAACGAGTTTAATTGGATTACTTGCTGCACGCGAAGCTTGGAATCAGGCTAAACTTTCTAAGGACTATAAAAGTAAAAAAGGACTCGTATCGGCTACCACAGTCGCAGGAATGCGAAAGAGCGAAGAGTTTTATTGCGATTTTATTAAGAATGGGACAGGGGAAGACTTTATCAGTACTCACGATGCCGGCGATAGCACCGAAAAAATTGCAGATGATTTAGGAATAAAAGATTACCTGACAACTATTTCTACAGCTTGTTCGTCTTCAACTAATTCCATTATGCTTGGGGCTCGCTTACTTAAGAATAGGGTTCTTGATAAAGTCTTGGTAGGTGGCATGGATTCTCTCACAAAATTCACTCTTAACGGCTTTAATAGTTTAATGATTTTAGACAAACAAAATTGTCGTTCTTTCGATGATAATAGAGCCGGATTAAATCTTGGTGAAGGGGCTGCATTTTTAGTTTTAGAAAGAGAATCGGAGGTGGACGACAAAGCAATCCTGGGCTATGTTGTGGGCTACGCAAATGCCAACGATGCTTATCATCAAACAGCATCTTCGCCGGAAGGGAAAGGTGCTGCTTTAGCAATGAGTAAAGCACTGAAAATGGCAAAACTAAAAGCCGAGGATATTGATTATATCAATGCTCACGGAACAGCAACTCTGAATAATGATTTATCTGAAGGTCTTGCTATAGAAGAAGTTTTTGGTAAAAAATTGCCAAAAATAAGTTCTACAAAACCTTTTACAGGTCACACACTTGGAGCAGCCGGAGTTATTGAATCGGTTTTTTCTATATTAGCTTTAAAACATCAGCTTATTTATCCCAATTTAAACTTTAAAACACAAATGAAAGAATTGAATTTCAGTCCGGAAACAGAACTTCTCCGAAATTTAAAACTAAATTTTGTTTTGTCCAATTCATTTGGTTTTGGCGGTAATAACTCTTCTATTATTTTTGGAAAGCATTAATATGGCAATATACATCAATGGCATAGGTTCAATTTCTCCACAAGAGACAAAAGATAATTCTACTTTCCTAAGTAATATTATTGAATATACAAACGCTTTTTTGCCAATTCTTGAACCACCATATAAAGAATATATTCCACCTAAGAATTTACGCCGAATGAGTAAAATTATTCGGAATAGCATTGTAGCTGCACACATTTCTATGAAGGATAGTAATTTGGAAATGCCCGATGCTATAATTACCGGAACAGGTTTAGGTTGTGCGTTGGATACTGAAAAATTCTTATCAAATATGACTGAGAATAAAGAAACTTTTCTCACTCCAACCAGTTTTATTCAATCTACTCATAACACCATTGGCGGAAGTATTGCTCTTGGTTTGGCTTGCCATAATTACAATATGACTTATGTGCATAGGGGATTTTCTTTTGAAACAGCTTTGCACGATGCTAAAATGATGCTTGATGATGGTGAAATAGAAAATGCTTTGGTTGGTGGTTTTGATGAGATGACCGATAAACATATAATTTTACTAAAATCTATTTGGAGTCATCAAAAGGATGGGGTTTCTAATTTACAGCTAAGAAATCCTGAAGAAGATGGAACAATAATAGGACAGGGGAGCAACTTTTTTGTCTTAGAAAAAGAAAAAAAATTATCGTCATACGCCAAATTGCTCGACCTAAAGTTTTTTTACAAACCCGATTCTGTTATTGAAATAATAGAGGAGTTTCTGAAAAATAATAAGCTAAATACAAAAGATATCGACCTTGTAATTATGGGTTATAATGGAATTTCATCAGAAACAGAAGTCTATGATGCGGTGAGTGATCATCTTTTTCCTAAAACAACAATTGCTTGGTTTAAACATTTATGTGGTGAGTTTTATACTGCTTCAGCTTTTGGAACTTGGATGGCAGCTCAAATACTTCAAAAACAATATATTCCAAAAAGTGTTATTTATAAAGGAGGAACGCCTACTAAACTTCATAATATACTGCTTTACAATCAGTTCCAAAAGAACGAACATAGTTTAATATTGTTTTCACAATGTTAAATTACAAGAACATAAATTGGCTTTTATTAATTAGCGAATTAATAATATTATTGTTAGTTAACCTTCGCTTAATCAATCCTTTATACCTTATTTTACCTTTTTTAATTTATCCGTTATTTCTAGCTTACGGTTCAGCCTTTATAAAAGCCGATTTCTACTTCAAATCGTTAAAAAAACTATCTAATAATAGAGCTGTTTTATTAACTTTTGATGACGGTCCCAATCCTGAAATTACGCCTCAAATACTTAATCTTTTAGATGAATATGATAAAAAAGCCGTATTCTTTTTAATAGGTGAAAAAGCAAAAAAATATCCCGAATTAGTAAGAGAAATTTATCAGAGAGGTCATATTATAGCTAATCATTCTTTTACTCATGAAAAATGGTTTGATCTACGCTCCAACTCAGTGATGACAAGAGAATTGAATCAAACTTCTACTATATTGGAAGATATTATTGGAGAAAAAATAGTTTACTTTCGTCCACCATACGGTGTTACTAATCCAAATTTAAAAAAAGCTTTAAAAAACACTAAACTTAAAAGTATTGCATGGTCATTCCGGAGTTTTGATACCGGAAAGCAAAGTGCAAAAGAAATAAGCCAAAGAATAAGAAATAAAGTTAGGGGAGGAGATATTTTACTTTTTCACGACAATAGAGAAAAATCTGTTGAAACGCTGAAAATAAGTATGCCTTATTTAAGTACTTTTGAACAAGGAGATATTAAAAATGAAATTTTTTATTAAGAGCCTTTTTATAGTATTATTTCTGATAGTGGTTGAAAGTTCAAATGCACAAAATGCTTCTATTATCGTCGAATTAAAAAATATAGAAAATCTTAGGGGAAACTTACTTATTTCACTTACCAATGATTCTCTTCAATTTGCAAATTTTAATATAAACACAAAATGTAAGCTGAGAAAAATTGCCGTTAAATCTTCAAATGAAACACTAATTTTCAAGAACTTAAACTCCGGATGGTATGCCATTGCAGTGTTTCAGGATTTAAATGGAAATGATTCGCTTGATATTAGAAAATTTAAAATTCCGGCAGAACCTTTTGGTTTTTCAAATAATGCTTTAGCTAGATTTAGACCTCCTTGGTTTAAAGACGCTCGTTTTTATGTTGATAAGAACAAAACAACTAAGCAAGAAATTATATTGGTCAATCGAAAACCAAGAAAAATTAAATCTGATACTTTAAGAAATGAAAAATAATATCTTTTATATAACTATACTTTTCTTTTTAATTCCTACACTTGCTATGAGTCAGGACAGGAAAGAAATTAGTAAAGAAGAGCAGTCTGAAATTAGTGCTACTTTAAATGCTTTTACTCGAAATATCTCAAGTATCCAAGCCAATTTTGTTCAGGAAAAGGTTTTTAGTTTTATGGAAGATAAACTTATAGCTCAAGGTTTGTTTTTGTTTGTCAGCCCCGATAAAATTCGTTGGGAATACCAAAAACCCTATCCTTACATTATTATTATGAGTGATGGTAAGATGCAGGTAAACGATGAGGGTGATATGTATTCGATGGATATGCGTTCAAATCAGCTTTTTCAGCAAATGAACACTTTAATAACTAAAAGTATAAAAGGGGAATTACTTTCAGAAAGTATGGATTATGATCAAACTTTTTATAAAGATGATCAATATTATATTGTAAGCTTTTCACCAAAAAATCCTCAATTAAGAAACTATTTATCAGCCATAGAAATTTACTTCTCTAAGGAAAACGGTCAGGTTTTAGCATTAAAAATGATAGAAGCCGCCGGAGACTATACTTTCATAAAATTTTACAAACGTATTGAAAATATGGATATTAACCCTGATTACTTTAAGCTTTTCTACAAGCAATAAAAACCATGTAAAACAATATTAAAATTTCTTACATTTGCCTCTTATTTTTTAAATTAATTGCATCTATAAATGAAAAAGCTATTACTACTCTTTATCAATCTCTTATTTGTCAGTTTAATCTATGCTCAAATACCTACGGGCTATTATGATAATGCACAAGGGCAAAGTGGAGCACAACTCAAAACCACACTCTATAACATAATTAAAAATCATAGTGCACAATCATACACTCCGGGAGTATGGAATGCTTTTTATACAACAGATAAAAAGGCAAACGGAAAAGTATGGGATATGTATAGCGATGTTCCGGGAGGTACTCCTGCTTATGAATGGACTTTTGGAACCAATCAATGTGGTTCTTATACAGGCGAAGGTAGTTGTTACAACCGTGAGCATAGCTTTCCAAAAAGTTGGTTTTATGAAGACGCACCTATGGTTACCGATTTATTTCATATTTACCCGACAGATGGTTACGTAAACGGAAAACGTAGTAACTATCCTTTTGGTGAAGTTAGTGATCCTTCCTGGACATCTACTAATGGTTCTAAATTAGGTTCAAACAGTACAGCCGGATATTCAGGAACTGTTTTTGAACCCATTGATGAGTATAAAGGCGATTTTGCTCGTACTTATTTTTATATGGCAACACGTTATGAAGATGTTATTAGTAGCTGGAGCAGTGTAGTATTAGACGGGTCTACTTATCCTGTTTATGAAGAATGGCATCTTGATTTATTAATCAAATGGCACGAACAAGACCCTGTTAGTCAGAAAGAAACAGACAGGAATAATGCTGTTTATGACATCCAGCATAATCGTAATCCCTTTATCGATCACCCTGAATATGTTGCTGCTGTGTGGGGAACTGCTACAACAGCACCAAATATCGGAAATATATACAACCAGCCATTACAGCCTTCAGCTAGCGAAGCAGTTACAATTTATGCTACAATTACTGACGGAGGAACAATTACCGGCGCGACATTAAATTGGGGTTTATCAAGTGGTTCCTTAACAAATCAAGAAGTAATGCAAGCCAATGGCGATGTTTATTCTGCAGATATTTCTGCTCAGTCAGCCGGAATTACGGTTTATTATTCAATATCAGCTACTGATAACGATACAGAAACAAGTTCCTCATCAGAATATAGTTATACTGTTGCAGCACCTGCCGGAGTAACATTATTACCTATTAACGAAGATTTTGAAAATGGAGACCTAGGGATTTTTTCAAGTATAAATGTTGTTGGAAATGATCAATCGTGGATACGTTATACATATAGCGGAACGGGAAATTCTTATGCTAAAATGTCGGGATGGAATGGAAGTGGAGCAACACCAAACGAAGATTGGTTAGTAACTCCTCAAATAGATTTTGATTCATATATCAATGAATCATTGTCTTTTAAAACATCAATGAATTATGTTGATGCAACAACAACTTTCCAAATACTTTATTCCGATAACTATTCCGGTTCAGGAGATCCTAATTTAGCTGATTGGACTGATTTGTCTGATCAGGCCTATTTTTCAACAGGAGACTATACTTGGGTTGAATCCGGTACTATTGATTTATCTTCCATTACAGGAAACGAAATAACTTTTGCCTTTAAATATACTTGCGGAACAGAGTCTGAAACTTGGCAGTTAGATGATATAAATATCACAGGAACAGCTGTTGGTGTCGGTATTGAGGATGATATAGCATTTCAATCTATTTCTGTTTATCCAAATCCTGCAAAAGAATGGATTCAATTAAAAGGAACTGTTTCTCTTAATTCTAAATTAGTAATCTATAATTATCTTGGACAAGTAGAATTAGAACAAAACGTAAACAGTAACGACAAACTAAATATTAGTTTCTTAAATTCAGGAATTTATATTTTGCAAATAAAAGATATGGACTCAGATATTCAAAATTTCAAATTGATTATTCAATAAAATAAGAATTAGAGGACTTAAAAAAAGCCTGTTCCGAAATATTCGGAACAGGCTTTTTTGTGAGTTATTTTTTCTTAGATCGAGGTTTAGTAATCTTAACTTTTAGAAGATCAGTCTTTTTATCAAAATCAACCTTAATTAAGTCACCCTCAGACAATTTAGTATTTATAATCTCTTCTGCTAATTCATCTTCTATATATTTCTGAATAGCACGTTTTAGTGGTCTGGCTCCGAAATGGGGATCCCAGCCTTTTTCCAGTAGAAAATCCTTGGCTTTTTCGGTTACTTTAATCTTATAACCCATTTGTCCAATACGAGAGTACAAACCTTGTAGTTCAATATCAATGATTTTATGAATATCATCACGTTCAAGACTTTCAAAAATAATAACATCATCAATCCTATTCAGAAATTCCGGTGCAAAAGCACGTTTAAGAGCATTTTCAATCACTCCTGCAGTGTTTGCGGCTCTTCCTTTTGCTTTTGTTGAAGTATTGAAGCCAACACCACTACCAAAATCTTTTAACTGACGAGAGCCTATATTGGAAGTCATTATAACAATGGTATTTTTAAAATCCACTCTACGTCCAAAACTATCGGTTAACTGTCCATCATCTAAAACCTGAAGAAGTAAGTGAAAAATATCTGGATGTGCTTTTTCTATTTCATCCAAAAGGATAATAGAGTAGGGCTTACGTCTTACTTTTTCTGTTAACTGACCACCTTCTTCGTAACCAACGTAACCCGGAGGAGCTCCAACCAATCGAGAAACAGCAAATTTCTCCATATACTCACTCATATCAATACGAATTAAAGTATCGGCAGAGTCAAACATATTTTGGGCTAACATCTTAGCTAAATATGTTTTACCAACGCCTGTAGGACCCAAGAAAATAAATGTACCTATGGGTTTATTTGGATCTTTTAATCCGGCACGATTCCTACGAATTGCTTTTACTACCTTTTTTATTGCATTATCTTGCCCAATAACAGAAGCCCTTAAATCGTCTTCCATACTTATTAACTTATCGGTTTCATTTTGAGCAATACGCTGAACGGGAATCCCTGTCATCATTGCAACAACCTGAGCCACTTCTTCTTCACCAACAATTTCGCGATTAATCTTTGAGTTTTCTTCCCATTCACGTTTAGATATAGCTAACTCCTCACTTAATTTTCTTTCGCTATCGCGAAGTTCAGCTGCCAATTCAAATTTTTGTTTTCCTATAGCCTCTTTTTTCTTTGATTTAACAAGTTCGATATTATTTTCTATTTCAATAATATTTTGTGGAACATTCATATGTGTAATATGAACACGAGCACCTGCTTCGTCTAAAGCATCAATAGCCTTATCCGGTAAAAACCTATCACTCATATATCTGTTTGTAAGCGAAACGCAAGCTTTTAAAGCATCGTCGGTATACTTTACCAAATGATGGTCTTCATAACGATCTTTGATATTTTGTAAAATCGTTATTGTTTCTTCAGGATTAGTTGCTTCAACCATTATCTTCTGAAACCTTCGTTCTAAAGCTCCGTCTTTCTCTATATGTGTTCTGTATTCATCTAATGTAGTTGCACCAATACATTGAATCTCACCACGCGCAAGCGCAGGCTTAAACATATTAGATGCATCCAAAGAACCCGAAGCATTACCGGCACCAACAATAGTATGTATTTCGTCTATAAATAGAATTATTTCGGGATGTTTTTCCAGTTCGTTTAAAATAGCTTTCATCCGCTCTTCAAACTGACCACGATATTTAGTTCCGGCAACAATAGATGCCAAATCTAAGGTAAAAACACGTTTACCAAAAAGAGCTCTGGATACTTTTCTATTTACAATTCGTGAAGCCAAGCCTTCTGCTATTGCCGATTTACCAACACCGGGTTCGCCAATTAAAATTGGGTTATTCTTTTTTCTTCTACTTAATATTTGAGCAATACGCTCTAATTCTTTTTCGCGTCCAACAATAGGATCCAAACGATTTTCTTCTGCCTGACGTGTTAAATCACGACCAAAATTATCCAAGACAGGAGTGGAAGATTTCATTTCATCGGCTTTCTTAGACGATGATTTAGGGTTCTCCTTTCTATATTCGGGCTTATCAAGAGGCTCATCTTCAATCTCACTCGTAAAAAACTCAGGAGATTTATCTTCTGTTTTTGAAGAATTATAAAACTGAGCCAGCTCACTATACGCTTTTTTATAATCTAAGCCATTACTTTCTAATAAATGAGTGACTATATTATCTTGATTTTTTAATATTGCAAGCAAGAGATGTTCTGTTCCTACTAATTCGCTTTTAAAGAGTTTCGCTTCCAAATAAGTTAATTTTATTGTTCGCTCTGCCAACCTTACAAAGGGAATACCCTCTTGCGGAGGTATTAATCTATCTGTATTTTTTATCGACTTTTCAATTATACTTTTTATTTTATTTAAATCTATGCCCATTTCGGACATTAAATGAAAAGCAATACCTTTTCCTTCTCTTAGTATTCCAAGAAACAGATGTTCAACTCCAATAGACTCATTTCCAAGTTTTATGGCTTCTTCACGACTAAAGGAAAGGACATCGCGAACACGTTGTGAGAATTTAGCTTCCATACTTTATTTTTGTATAAATTTTTATTAGTTCAAATCTAAGCACAAAAATAGTGGTAATTCTTTTGCGGACTACATTTTTTCAACATAAACTTGTTAAAATTATCCTTATTTACCATATCAAAAACCATATTTTTTCAATAATAAATCGTATCTTCGCACCCTATTTTCCTATGCTAATTTCGGCATAGAAAATCGCCTTTTAAAGCCTACTTAAACGGTAAGTTAAACGGTGAAATAACTAATTTTAAATACTATGAGTGAAGGAGAAAGAATAGTTAAGGTAAACATTGCCAATCAAATGAAATCGGCTTATATCGATTACGCTATGTCTGTAATTGTTTCACGTGCTTTACCCGACGTACGAGATGGCTTAAAACCTGTCCACAGACGAGTTCTTTTTGGTATGTTGGATTTAGGAGTACTTTCAAATAAGAGTTATAAAAAGTCTGCTAGAATTGTTGGAGAAGTATTAGGTAAGTACCATCCACATGGCGACTCCTCAGTATATGATGCTATGGTACGTATGGCGCAAGAATGGTCATTACGTTATCCACTTGTTGATGGACAAGGAAACTTTGGTAGTGTCGATGGTGATAGTCCTGCTGCTATGCGTTATACCGAAGCTCGTTTACGTAAGATTTCAGAGGAATCTCTCGTAGATATTGAAAAAAATACTGTCGATTTTCAAAATAACTTTGATGATAGCCTTAAAGAGCCTACTGTTTTACCAACACGTATCCCTAATTTATTAGTAAATGGAGCATCGGGTATTGCTGTTGGTATGGCTACCAATATGGCACCTCATAATCTTAGCGAAGTTATTGATGGTATCTTGGCTTATATAAAAAATAACGACATTACTATTAGTGAACTTATGCAATATGTTAAAGCTCCCGATTTTCCAACAGGAGGTATAATATATGGTTACGATGGAGTTATTGAAGCTTTTAAAACCGGAAGAGGAAGAATAGTAATGCGTGGCGAAACTAATCTGGAAGAAATTAGACCGGGTAAAGAAGCGATTATAGCAACTAGCATCCCATATCAAGTTAATAAATCGGAGATGGTTAAGAAAATTGCCGATTTAGTTAACGATAAAAAAATTCTTGGAATATCCGATATTCGAGATGAAAGTGATCGTAATGGTATGCGTATTGTTTTTGAATTGAAAAGAGATGCTAATACTAATGTGGTACTGAATAAGTTATATCAATATTCGGCACTTCAAACATCTTTTAGCATTAACAATATTGCTCTTGTTCACGGACGTCCTATGATGTTGAATCTAAAAGATATGATTCATCATTTTGTAGAGCATCGTCACGATGTGGTTATCCGTAGAACTCAATACGAATTAGATCAAGCAGAAAAAAGAGCTCATATTTTAGAAGGATTAATTATTGCTTCCGATAATATTGATGAGGTGATTAAAATTATTAGAGCTTCTAAAAATGCTGATGATGCACGAACTAAATTAATAGAACGTTTTAACCTTTCCGATATTCAATCTCGAGCTATTGTAGATATGCGCCTACGCCATTTAACAGGCTTAGAACAGGATAAATTGCGTGCTGAATATGATGAGATTATTAAACTTATCACTCATTTAAAAGATATCCTTGCCAATATTGAGATTCGAATGGAAATTATTACTCAAGAACTTATTGAGATTAAAGAAAAATACGGAGACGAACGTAGAAGCAAGATAGAATATTCAGCTGCTGATTTCCGCATAGAAGATACTATTCCTGATGAAGAAGTAGTTATTACTATTTCTCATGCCGGCTATATTAAACGTACTGTTCTGACTGATTATCGTGTTCAAAATAGGGGCGGGCGCGGTGCAAAAGGTTCTTCTGTTGGAAAAAACGAAGATTTTCTTGAGCATTTATTTGTAGCAAGTATGCACGATTATATGCTATTGTTTACAGAGCAAGGTCGTGTATTCTGGCTTCGTGTATTTGAAATTCCCGAAGGAAGCAGAACAACAAAAGGCAGGGCTATTCAGAATATTATTAATATCCCTACAGATGACAATGTAAAAGCTTACCTTAATGTTAAGGATATCAAGAATGAAGAGTATGTTAAAAATAATTTTATCATTCTAGCAACAAAAAAGGGAATTATCAAAAAAACATCTTTGGAAGCATACAGCCGTCCACGTGTTAATGGCATAAATGCTATTACAATTAAAGAGTTTGATACCTTATTGGAAGCTCGTTTGACAAATGGCAAAAATGAAGTTATTATTGCAAGTAAAGCGGGACGAGCAATTCGTTTTAACGAAAAACTTGTACGTGCAATGGGACGAAATGCTGCTGGTGTAAGAGGAATAAAATTACAAAACGAAAAGGATGAAGTTATCGGAATGATTTGTTTAGATCGCCCTGATTTCGATATCTTAGTTGTTTCTGAAAATGGTTACGGAAAACGTTCTAAACTAGACGACTATCGCGAAACAAATAGAGGAGGAAAAGGAGTTAAAACACTAAATATTACAGAAAAAACAGGTAATGTTATTGCCATTAAAAATGTTACCGACTTAGATGATTTAATGATTATTAACAAATCGGGAATTTTAATTAGAATGGCTGTTGGAGGTGAACATAATGCAATTCGCGTTATGGGTCGTAATACACAAGGTGTCAGACTAATAAAGATATCTGAAGGCGATTCTATTGCTTCAGTTGCTAAGGTAGAGCAGTTTCAGGCTGATGAGGATGAAGAAAATAACAAAAAAGATGATGGCACAATAATTGAAGATACAGAGTCTACTAATGACTCCGAAACGGACGAAAATACAATAATTTAAAAAATAAAGAAGAAATAATTAATTTATACAAGATGAAAAAGATTACAGTTTTATTAGTATTTATATTTTCAATCTCATTGATTGCAAATGCTCAAA encodes:
- a CDS encoding acyl carrier protein, whose amino-acid sequence is MDKLIQELKKEIIEALNLEDMEPDDIDADEALFGDGLGLDSIDALELIVLLEKNYGIKIENPKDGKTIFHSVKTMANYIQSRQK
- a CDS encoding beta-ketoacyl-[acyl-carrier-protein] synthase family protein; translation: MVDRIAITGIGVVSALGLNVEQNFDALLKSQSGIKAIRILNTIHKGELPVGEIPFTDEELTQKLGFTFNKGWSRTSLIGLLAAREAWNQAKLSKDYKSKKGLVSATTVAGMRKSEEFYCDFIKNGTGEDFISTHDAGDSTEKIADDLGIKDYLTTISTACSSSTNSIMLGARLLKNRVLDKVLVGGMDSLTKFTLNGFNSLMILDKQNCRSFDDNRAGLNLGEGAAFLVLERESEVDDKAILGYVVGYANANDAYHQTASSPEGKGAALAMSKALKMAKLKAEDIDYINAHGTATLNNDLSEGLAIEEVFGKKLPKISSTKPFTGHTLGAAGVIESVFSILALKHQLIYPNLNFKTQMKELNFSPETELLRNLKLNFVLSNSFGFGGNNSSIIFGKH
- a CDS encoding polysaccharide deacetylase family protein codes for the protein MLNYKNINWLLLISELIILLLVNLRLINPLYLILPFLIYPLFLAYGSAFIKADFYFKSLKKLSNNRAVLLTFDDGPNPEITPQILNLLDEYDKKAVFFLIGEKAKKYPELVREIYQRGHIIANHSFTHEKWFDLRSNSVMTRELNQTSTILEDIIGEKIVYFRPPYGVTNPNLKKALKNTKLKSIAWSFRSFDTGKQSAKEISQRIRNKVRGGDILLFHDNREKSVETLKISMPYLSTFEQGDIKNEIFY
- a CDS encoding DUF2141 domain-containing protein, with protein sequence MKFFIKSLFIVLFLIVVESSNAQNASIIVELKNIENLRGNLLISLTNDSLQFANFNINTKCKLRKIAVKSSNETLIFKNLNSGWYAIAVFQDLNGNDSLDIRKFKIPAEPFGFSNNALARFRPPWFKDARFYVDKNKTTKQEIILVNRKPRKIKSDTLRNEK
- a CDS encoding outer membrane lipoprotein carrier protein LolA, giving the protein MKNNIFYITILFFLIPTLAMSQDRKEISKEEQSEISATLNAFTRNISSIQANFVQEKVFSFMEDKLIAQGLFLFVSPDKIRWEYQKPYPYIIIMSDGKMQVNDEGDMYSMDMRSNQLFQQMNTLITKSIKGELLSESMDYDQTFYKDDQYYIVSFSPKNPQLRNYLSAIEIYFSKENGQVLALKMIEAAGDYTFIKFYKRIENMDINPDYFKLFYKQ
- a CDS encoding endonuclease, producing the protein MKKLLLLFINLLFVSLIYAQIPTGYYDNAQGQSGAQLKTTLYNIIKNHSAQSYTPGVWNAFYTTDKKANGKVWDMYSDVPGGTPAYEWTFGTNQCGSYTGEGSCYNREHSFPKSWFYEDAPMVTDLFHIYPTDGYVNGKRSNYPFGEVSDPSWTSTNGSKLGSNSTAGYSGTVFEPIDEYKGDFARTYFYMATRYEDVISSWSSVVLDGSTYPVYEEWHLDLLIKWHEQDPVSQKETDRNNAVYDIQHNRNPFIDHPEYVAAVWGTATTAPNIGNIYNQPLQPSASEAVTIYATITDGGTITGATLNWGLSSGSLTNQEVMQANGDVYSADISAQSAGITVYYSISATDNDTETSSSSEYSYTVAAPAGVTLLPINEDFENGDLGIFSSINVVGNDQSWIRYTYSGTGNSYAKMSGWNGSGATPNEDWLVTPQIDFDSYINESLSFKTSMNYVDATTTFQILYSDNYSGSGDPNLADWTDLSDQAYFSTGDYTWVESGTIDLSSITGNEITFAFKYTCGTESETWQLDDINITGTAVGVGIEDDIAFQSISVYPNPAKEWIQLKGTVSLNSKLVIYNYLGQVELEQNVNSNDKLNISFLNSGIYILQIKDMDSDIQNFKLIIQ
- a CDS encoding ATP-dependent Clp protease ATP-binding subunit; this encodes MEAKFSQRVRDVLSFSREEAIKLGNESIGVEHLFLGILREGKGIAFHLMSEMGIDLNKIKSIIEKSIKNTDRLIPPQEGIPFVRLAERTIKLTYLEAKLFKSELVGTEHLLLAILKNQDNIVTHLLESNGLDYKKAYSELAQFYNSSKTEDKSPEFFTSEIEDEPLDKPEYRKENPKSSSKKADEMKSSTPVLDNFGRDLTRQAEENRLDPIVGREKELERIAQILSRRKKNNPILIGEPGVGKSAIAEGLASRIVNRKVSRALFGKRVFTLDLASIVAGTKYRGQFEERMKAILNELEKHPEIILFIDEIHTIVGAGNASGSLDASNMFKPALARGEIQCIGATTLDEYRTHIEKDGALERRFQKIMVEATNPEETITILQNIKDRYEDHHLVKYTDDALKACVSLTNRYMSDRFLPDKAIDALDEAGARVHITHMNVPQNIIEIENNIELVKSKKKEAIGKQKFELAAELRDSERKLSEELAISKREWEENSKINREIVGEEEVAQVVAMMTGIPVQRIAQNETDKLISMEDDLRASVIGQDNAIKKVVKAIRRNRAGLKDPNKPIGTFIFLGPTGVGKTYLAKMLAQNMFDSADTLIRIDMSEYMEKFAVSRLVGAPPGYVGYEEGGQLTEKVRRKPYSIILLDEIEKAHPDIFHLLLQVLDDGQLTDSFGRRVDFKNTIVIMTSNIGSRQLKDFGSGVGFNTSTKAKGRAANTAGVIENALKRAFAPEFLNRIDDVIIFESLERDDIHKIIDIELQGLYSRIGQMGYKIKVTEKAKDFLLEKGWDPHFGARPLKRAIQKYIEDELAEEIINTKLSEGDLIKVDFDKKTDLLKVKITKPRSKKK